gagttcgaggccagcctggtctacagagtgagatccaggacaggcatcaaaactacacagcggaaaccctgtctggggggaggAGCATGTTCTGAGTGGGGAGGATGCGTGCTGCCACACACGTGAAGGTCGGAGAACGACTTGCAGGAGTcggcctctccttccttccaccacgtggtcCCAGGGACGGAGCTCGAGTCTCCAGGCTCGGCAGCAAGCGgccttactcactgaaccatctcgaGAGCCCCTCACTGAACCATCATCTCCCGGGCccctcactgaaccatctcctgagCCCCCTTTTGggatctttcatttttttacttttgagtatttcttttatttttctaattttgggTAATGCAGAACTCTTTAGTCGATTTGTTGAAAAGCTATCcatcttattttatataaaagagtCCAAATGATCAGacgatggggctggagagatggcttagcagttaagagcacctgctgctcttgttgagatcctgtgttcagttcccagcacccacagagcagctcataaccatccataactccaattccagggaatccaatgtcttcttctgacctccacaggcaccaggtacacacgtgGTACATCTATCTACATATGCGCAGGTAAAAACACtcgtaaacataaaataaatcttttaaaaatattttataaagaatctaagagccggggctggagagatggctgagaggttaagagcactggctgttcttccagaggtcctgagttcagttcccagcaaccacatggtggctcataaccatctgtaatgagatctggtgccctcttctggcctgcaggcatacatgcaggcagaacactgtatacataataaataaataaatctctaaataaataaatatatatatatatatatatatatatatatatatatataatatttaagagtcaggcagtggtggcacaggcctttaatcccagcactgaggaggcagaggcaggcaaatctgtgagttcaagccagggctacacagagaaaccctatctcaaaaaacattttatatatatatatatatatatatatatatatatatatatatatatgatattacaTGAGATGAAATGAGCCAGGTACAGATAGAAAAATGACACGTGATCACCTCAATGTGGACTCTGAAagaaggcactgcacacatgtggtttatatacatatatgctggcaaaacacatacacataaaaatttaaaaaataataaaatcatttaaaaaaaaaaagccagaaaaaaaagtaaataataaataggtGCAGGCACAGgggcatatgcctataattctagcacctgAGATGAAAGAAAAGGATTGCAGCTGGAGGGACACCAGGGCTGCAGAGTGTGACATCCCTTCCTCTCCCAAAAGAATGAGGAGCTGGGCCCCAGGTCAGCTGCAGAGTGTGCTTGTCTGGCATAGACAAGGTCCTATTTTGGTCTCCAACCCTGCTAAGTAAAGAGGGAACACACTGTATTTTATGGAACGATGTGCTGCTTggttctgaaataaaaataaacacaattaataaataactAGACACCGTGgcccatgcttgtaatcctaacTCTGCAAAGGCTGAGGTAGGATCGCCTTGAATTCAAGACTGtttctaagctgggtggtggtgatgcacacttttaatcccagcactcaggaggcagaggcaggtgggtctctgtaaattcaaggccagcctggtctacacagagagttctgggacaagcagagaaaccctgtctccaattagaaaaagaaagaaagaaagacagagagagagagagagagagagagagagagagagagagagagagagagagagaaagaaagaaagaaagaaagaaagaaagaaagaaagaaagaaagaaagaaagaaagaaagaaaaactctgtttctaaataaagaaagaaactatgtCAAAGTCCTTGTTAAGCCGGGTgttgggggtgcatgcctttaatcccagcactcaggaggcagagccaggcagatctctgtgagttcgaggccagcctggtctccaaagcgagttccaggaaaggcgtaaaactacacagagaaaccctgtctcaaaaaaccaaaaggaagaaggaggaggaggaggagggggaggaggcaagAGGCTGAATCCACCCCAGCCCTTATAAAATTCGATGTTTTATGTAAATGAGCAGGATCGATGTTTGGCTACCTAGCTGTCCCTGGAGTGGACACTGGGACTTGCCAGGTCTGGGGTGTCAGGAGCTGCCTCCCTCCTCACAGGTACTGTCTCCCTGCAGCTGGGATGCAAACTGTGGCCAACGTGCCCCTGGCGCTCCACATGCCCTGTCAGGCTGACCTCCAAGGATGCCCAGCTCCCCGACATTCTGTGCACCCGTGATGGCCACCTCCACCACACATGAACCCTCACTGTGGCTGTGCTGGGTCctgctgtgtagtgggtagccattccagctttgatctggaagttccaacccccatcgaggcttcggtaactgtcacgcctacaaggtgggccgagagagagaggaccctggagacccaagatccggatgcgccggctctcttggttcctggaccctggacgctggaggtagacccagcagagttctccagagaacaccgccggactacgctacacctttcccagaccctgttacctatcccttcacttgtaagtcaccccacaaaataaacctcccttttaactacatggagtggccttaataatttcaccaatactgctGCCCTCACcagggtgatgtttctctttctctcagcagAGGACACTGGCCACCAGGACGTGCTGGGCTCCAGCTTCTCTGGAGTCTCCTGCGGCTCCGGCTGCTCCAGCTCTCGCCGCTTCCTATCCCTGCTGTCCACGTCCTAGACGGGGAAGGGGAACAGTGAGAGGCCCTCCAGACACTGCGACCCTCAGATGGCATCTCCGCTCCGCCACCCTCAGACACTCCCCCTGCTACATGACGTCCCTCCCATGTTCCACCCGGCCCACCCTGCCTAAGCCTCACCAGGCGGAGGATGTTGGGTCTTGGAGAGCAGATCCCTTTCTTCCCGGGGCCCTGTCCGCCCTCCAGCTCCACCCGCATGGGGTACAGCAGCCACTTCCCATTGGCGATCTCGTGGGGCCACATGATGTTGAGGAAGGCAGAGCCCAGAGTGTTGAGCGACTGACCTTGATTGGAGACCTACGGGCCCAAAGCAGCGTAAAGAAAGGAAGCTCAGGTTCTGAGTGGACCCCACGTCACAGAGAGGGGCGAGGCTGATGTGGGGGACCTCGGGAAGCACAGCATCATCAAAGCCGCACAATCTAGACCAGACTGGGCATTGTTCTCGCCTCATACCAAACCAGGACAAGCTGGACAGGTGTGGGGGGGTCTGGGATAAGCCAGGGCAAAGTATTAAGGAAAGCTATAGACTCTGCCCAAGATCCCACTCCAGCTGAGGCCCCAGGAGACTCATTCCTCTGAGTTCTTAATGCCCCCCAGACCTGCAGATGAGATGGCCTGTGCAGATGACTCACTGAGACCCCAGCACCAACATGTGCTTAGAGTCACGTCTGCCCAGTGCAGAGGCCTGGAACCCCAGGGCTACCACCATGCCGCCATGTGAGAAAAGAGCCCATACCTTGAGGCATGTCTCAACAGCCTCTTCTCTGAGGCCGCACAGCAGGATGCTTACCGTGACCTCGTACTTGACCTTGCTGCCCACATCCCTCTCTGATCGCATGGCACTCTCACCCTTCACCTCACCGGAGAAGAAGAGTTGCTGGGGAGTGGCCACCCTGGTTGTGGGGAGATGAAAGGGGGGACTGAGGGGGCCTGGGAGCCAGCCAAATGGAGCCAAGAGGGTAAGGCAGAACCAAAGCCACGGACTGGGAGCGGCAGAGGGACCCACGCAAGCAACGCCTACCCTGAAATGGACAGCGGCAACTCAATGAAGACGTGAGCTCGAACAGAGACCGGGTGCAGCTCCTGCTCACTGATCCTGGCAAGCAAACATGGGAACATGCGGGCAGTCGGCACAGGAACCGCCACGAGGCACTTGAAGCCTCTCAAGTAACCCAACCTGCCCCCGGTCTTACGTGGCCAACAGCAGCTCCACCTCCAGCTCTGTGGTCTCAATCGTGATTCCAGAGGTGCTGAGGATGAGGTAGAAAGTGACCTGCCAAGTGTGGAAAGGCAGGTGAGTCAGGGGAGATGGATCTTAAGGACGGGCCACTCAGAGAAACAGCTAGATATGCCAACCTGGGCACCTCTCTTCATAGGGTTCCCCAGCTCACACTCGACATGAGAGGCATTCTCATTGGACAGGCAGATCGGCTTCTCCTGGAtcagggagggaaggacaggtcAGTTTGGGTTACTGAATCCCTCAAGGTCTCATCTCACGTGAATACACATGGAGTTTTACTCAGTCATAAAGAACAAAACTatgtctgggcagtggtggtggtgcactcctttaatcccagcacttgggaggcaaaggcaggcagatctctgtgagttcgaggccaatctgggctacagagtgagtcccaggaaaggtaccaaagctgcacagagaaaccctgtctcaaaaaaaaaaaaaaaaaaggaacaaaactaTATCATatgcaggaaaatgggtggacCTGAAGATCaccatgtaaaacaaaacaagccagactcagaaagacaaacaccacactTTCTCTCATATAAGAAATCTAGCCgggtttgaaacctggagcttatgcagggacatttggctcagtctgggaggaagggactggacctccctggactgagtctaccaggttgatcgcagtcctggggggggggggaacttgtcctggaggaggtgggaatggagggtaggctgggggcaaggggagggggtgggaggggggagaataggggaacccatggctgatatgtagaactgaatggtattgtttataagcagaaaaaaaaatgaaaaaaaagtcttttaaattaaaataaataaataaataaataaataaataaataaataaataaaagaaatctagccaggtggcagtggcacactcCAGCCAGACAGATTAGAGATCCCTACATCCCAgcactagaggcagaggcaggtggatctctgagttcgaggccaacctggtctacagagtgagttccaccaccacgtctgcctgcatgccgccatgcttcctgttatgatgataatggactaaacctttgaacttaaacaaccccagttaaatgctttcctttataagagttgccgtgatcatggtCTCTctccacagcaagagaaaccctaactgtGACAGAGAGGAAGAGTATGGGAGTGACTATGATGAGCTAAGCATAGTGACATATGGGTTTGAAAATATCATAAAGAGACCAATAACTACTGAAaaaaaaggagggctggagagatggctcagaggttaagagcactggctgttcttccagaggtcctgagttcaattcccagcacccacatggtggctcacaaccacctgtagtgagatctgatgccctcttctggcctgcagacatacatgcaggcagatcactgtatacataatgaataaatctttaaaaaaaaaaaaaaaaggaaataaaaattaaaaggaccCCACTATGTACTGTCCCAGGTTCTTACCACAGTGTCCAGGGCCCGGACACCTGAGTAGTGTAATGAGGCTGGTAGGGTGACCAGGAGCTGGGCTTCATGGGCATCATCGCCATCTGCCTGAGGCTGGGCCGGATCCGAGGGCAGGTTGGTGACCGTCAGCTCTAGGCCTATGAACGGCTGCCCACTCAGTGCAAACAGGGCCCTTGTTCCATCCACGTCCCTGGAAGACGGGACCCGGCTCAGTGTAGGACCTGAGCCTCCCAGCACCTCCCCCCTTCCAGCCCCCAGTCAAGTGCAGGCTGTCACCCCAGGCCCCCAAACcacacacaaaccaaaccaaTCCGGCTTTTTCAATGCACCAATGCGTCAGGAGACCTCCATTCTTATGCGAACTCCACCACTTTCTGTACCAACAGcgacctctctgggcctctgatCTCCACCCACAACAGGGAGCCAATCATCCCTACCTCACAGAGGGGTGAACACTGTGATGGCGTGTCCATAAAACACACGGTATCATACAGACTAGGAACACTGTTTTCTGGCCAGGACCCTGTGGTCCCATTCCCGGCCCTCATCTTGGTCTTCTGAATCAGAGCCCTTGTGTGACCCCTCTGAAGAGTCTTCCTGCATTTGCTGAGGCCTGGCCCTCTCCTccccgagacacacacacacacacacacacacacacacacacacacacacacacacacacacacgtgctctcCACCCTTCTCACATGGGCAGAGGCTGGAACTCGGTGTCGCTGGTCCGGGAACAGAATCGGGCCTGCACCAGCTGCAGGTTGCTCTGACAGATCTTATCTTCGCCACAGCCTTGCTTCAGGAAGTGGATCTGAGGAGAGTGTTCGGGAGATCATGTCTGAGGTCAAATGTGTCACCGAGGCATACGGTGCCTTAGAGACACATGAGATTAAACAACTCCGGGCTGGTCCATAGGCAGACCACATTCCCCAGTCCAGACTGTACACACTAGATTCCACACAGAGACTGTGGAAAACAGTGAAGGCTACCACCACTGGGGTGCCGAGAGAGAATCACGCAATGAGCCCTTGCTGCCCCTTCCAGCTGAATGGGAGAGAGGTGATTTGTCCATCTCAGCAGATGACGGGGCCTTGATTATCCCAGGACCCTGAGCGACTATGGGGAGTGAGGGAGCAGGAGCACTGTCCTCTTAGATTAGAAAGGAGCACACGGCCATCTGACCTTCGAGGTATTGCATCACCTACATATATAGCGCTTCACCGGGACTCCATGTGTGGGAGGGCTTCCCAAGCGGCAAGTGGGAGGCACCAGGAGCACTGACCCTCCCAGCTCCACTTCCCCCATGCTCACCTCTGTCCTCTGGGTGCTGGGCTGGTGAGCATTGAGGATGGGAGCCACAGGGGGCAGCCCCTGGCCGGGAGCTTGTCGCCGTAAGCGAGGGGTTTGGAGACTGTACAGCAGGGTCACCACAATGGCCCGAAGCTTGTCTTTGACATTTTCCTGGAAGGGAAAGATTGTTCCTCCCTGGAACAACCCCAAGCCCCAGCCCTGACCGGGGCCCCCACCAGTACGCTGAAGACTCTCCTCAAGCTCGGAAAGGGATTGAGGGAGACGGAGACACAAGTGGGAAAGTCGTGAGGATGAGAAGAGAGACCACGGCAGGAAGGAGCTTTCCCTTAGGGTGAGGACCAGACTTCACTTCTATATATaaaaagttctaggccagcctgggctacatacagacACTGCatctcaataaaaaataaataaataaataaaaaacagaaaatcaggCAGAGAGGCAAAAGTAGGTAGAAAGGAGCTCAAAGGAGAGACTGCTTAAtacctagatttttttaaaaaaaaaaatatgtggaatTCTTCACAAATTTATGTGTCATCCTCAGGCAGAAGTCATGCTAGCTTTCTCtgtcattccaattttagtatatatgctggtgtgtgtgtgtgtgtgtgtgtgtgtgtgtgtgtgtgtatctgtgtgggggtataaacacatgaatgcaggtatccaaagaagccaaaagggtgtcaggtctcctggagctggagttgcagggcATTCCTGGCCCCCCAAGGTGGGTACTGGGATCCAAACCTGGGTCACCTGCATGAGCAGGACGATCTCTTAGCTGTTGagcatctttctagccccttgGAGCCCAGAGCTTACAACAAGGTGTGAGTGCGGCCGGGAAGAGGTAAGGAAAAGGCATGTCATAACGGTGTCACTTAGAGACCAGAAGGCCGTGCTCACTTGCAGCTGGAACGTGGTGTCTCCACAGACCCGGTCACTCTGGTGCTTCAACAACACAGTGCCCGAGGACTGATGCTTGAGGTCATCCGGGCCTCGGCTCAGGAAGGTCACCCGTGGGACCTGGCCCCGGAGCCTCCGGTCTGTGTCCCCATCTAACATGTACTCCAGGGCTGTGGCACCGAGGGAGAAGAGCGAAGTCGGTGAGCTGAGGACCCTGTTCCCGGGGTGCCCTCCGCTCTACCCTGGAAGCCATCCGAGAGAGCAGCAGGTGAGGACTCACCCACTGCAGGGTTGTAGCTTCTGGGCTCAGCAGTGTAGCTGAAACAGATCCTTACGTCCACGCTGCAGGGGAAAGGGAGGCTCTTGAGCAAGCAAGACCCCAACCCCCTTCTGCCACAGCCCAGACCCACAccaaggaagagaggcagaggaagcacgTGCGGTGTCCTCCCCCGCGCTCCCTTCTCGTCTCTGCTCACCAGACCGAGCGTCCGCCAGCGCAGTTGGGCTGCTCTAGGTCGATGGCTCTCGGATCGATGAAGATCTCTTGGGAGACGTGAAGAACAGGTCTGGCCCTGGGCACGGAGAGTTCATTGGGTAGGAAAGGAGAGGATGTGAGGTTAGGCGCACTCCACAGGTTCCTAGTGAGACCGGAATGAAGTCGGAGCTACAGGAGGGTCGGACAGCCCGGAGGCCGCCTACCTGAAGAGCGCAGCAGTATCAGCCAGGGAGCCCACGAGCAGGTCTGGGTAGTCGTTTCCGTCCACATCCAGGCCACCGGACAGGGAGTAACCAAAGCTCTTGATGCTCACGGCCTCACCCTCCAGCACCTGGAGACCACATAGTCAGCCTCCTTGAACCCCAGTTTTCCCaatcctccctcccctgccctcagcAGCCcttactcccctccccccaggatcATCCCCTCACATCAATGACTCCCCTCACCTGTGAAGGCTTGACAACCACTCCCAGGCTGCTTCCGTGGTAGATAAAGACTTTCCCATCTCCATCAAAGGGAGCTCCCACGGCAATATCTGGGGGGCATGAGAAGAAGCATCATGGGGCTGTGGAGGATGATGGACAAGGTCCATACCCAGTTTCCCTCGTCCAGTCCTGCAGGATACGTTTCCAGTTGCATTGAGGAGCTGCACACATCATTTTCAATCCTCTTGGCCGCTCCCTCCAGATATCACTAGCTCAGCTTGGCTGAGTTATAGTGGAAAtccactccacccctccccacactGAGCTTTCCCAATCCCAGTCACACCTGGGAAGCCATCTTGGTTGAGGTCGCCCAAGACAGCCAAGCTGATTCCAAACATGGAGTCGGGGGAGCCACAGATCCGGAGAGGAGGGACATCTGCCCAGTGGCCACCCTGGTtcgtgtacacatacacagcaccTCCCAGCTCTTCTTGGCGCTCAAAGAAGTAAGGGGCACCCACAATCAGGTCTGGCCAGctgtgggagagggagacagtTTGGGGCCCTGTAGACCAAGGGAGTCGGGACGAAGTGCAGAAGCCACTCCTGGACCCAGGGGCACACTCCTCTGGTCTCCTCTCACCCGTCATTGTTGAGATCAGCCACAGCCAGCGAGTAGCCAAAGCCGGAGGTCAAGCGCTCCCCAGACAACACAACCTCGGGTATCAGGCGGCTGGCGCTATCCTTGCGCAGAATGACCACGGCCCCCGTGTGGTTGGCACGGGGGGCCCCAGCCACAAAACTCAGCTCTTCTGCACGCAAGAGACCCTTCCCAGAGTCGATGGAGAAACCTGGGTGAGGAGATCGGTTACTATGAGTGATTTCCCAAGAGCCAGAAGCCAGGTGATTCCCCTGGAGCCACAAGGAAGAGAGAGTGGCTCCCCAGTCACCACCGCTATGTCTGGACTATTCCTCCTCACCCACCAGGGCCTAGAAATCCTTACAGCCCTCCTGGTCGGACACACGGATGTGACATAGACTGGGTGGCTTGGTAAGAGGGCCTGGGCCGCAGCAACGGGATTGGGCCAGGGCTACCACCATTCATGCCCAGCCTGGGGAACTGGAGAGGAGGGACGTCCTTTCACACCCCGGAGGCCCATTGACATCCAATGCACCTTCTTTACCCCCACCGTCCCTACCCTGCCAGGGAGAAAGTTTTACATGTATGGGAAGAAGACATGGGCACAAGGAAGAGCTTGCCTCACCCACATGTTTCCTGGGCCACATTTCATCCTTGTTCGTATGCAGAAGAAGATATGAACAGCTACGAGGGGCCTCACCCACAAGGCTAGAGCTCCCTCCAACACCAGCCCATCATCCACCCCCAGAGGAAGTTCCCTAGAGGTCAAGACTGTCCTTCCAAGCAGGGTTAACCCTGGGCCTCTCACTCCACCTGGTCTTCCTCCATGAAGGCCCGTGGCTCGCCGCCCTCAGGCCTGTCAATTGTACCTAATTCTCCCCTGCAGTGTGGGCCCAACATGTATTTCCCTGGGCATATATGTTGGGGGAGAGCCGGGAAGGAAAGGACACTCCCTGGGAGAGAAGCGGGAAGGCCAGGGCCACACCCCAGGGCCCAGGACGCAGGAGCTTACAAACCTAAATAGCTATTCAAGGTCAAGTCTCCGGCTGGTCCTGTGAGCCGGTCAGCAGGGTCCAAAGTTTTATACACCAGCTGGTCAGGGTCTGAGCTATCAATGTTGGTCACAAAAAGcaaccctgtggggggggggcaggtcgGAGAGAGACACCAGGGGAAAGCCAGCAGGAGAAGGGAACTCAGAGCAGGGAGCGAGAGACGGAGAGAAGGCCAGAAGGCAAAAagggaaggacaggaagaaagTGAGTGAAAccaagaagccagacacagaaggacgggagcatggagagagagaggaaaagagaaaggagcagAGTTAGAGTGGTTCTGGACCAGGGAGGGGTCCCTACCAAAGTAGCTGTTGGCAGGGACCGGAATGAGGCGGGGGTCTTGCTCCTTCTCGCCCCCAGCCTCGTAGGGCCCGTCATCCAGGTCTGCCGGGTCCGATGAGCCCTGCACACAGAGCTCCACCCTGGCTGTGCCTGTAAGGACAGTCCTGTTAGTGCTCCAGGCGGGAGAGAGGCGCACCCCTCAGACCAGCTCTGTTGGACAGACACACACGGgaagcccctcccctcctcctcggCCCCGCCTCCACCATCTATCTCCCTAGCCCAAGCTTCTAGGgtccgcccccccctccccacggCATCACACTCACCGAGTGTCAGTTCAGCCAGTGGTAGCGTGCAGAGACGGGAATGGCAGTGATGAGGTATGGGCTGTTGCTGTGTTGGAGCATGCAGGCCCTGGCCCAGCCGTGCATGTGGGAGCTCATGCCAACATGTAGATAAACACGCGGCCATGCGATGGAGAGGAGGGACCCCCATTCATTTATGTGCCAGCAAGATGGGAGCGGAAGGCATGGCCGTGCCCCAGTTCAATACGCCAGTGAACTCGTGGTCATGCTTGGCCATGTGCTGCTGGCAATCCCATCTCTGAG
This is a stretch of genomic DNA from Peromyscus leucopus breed LL Stock chromosome 18, UCI_PerLeu_2.1, whole genome shotgun sequence. It encodes these proteins:
- the Itga7 gene encoding integrin alpha-7 isoform X9; protein product: MGRIPSCDSLRPPGICYLLSFLFAGLLLPRAVAFNLDVMGALRKEGEPGSLFGFSVALHQQLQPRPQSWLLVGAPQALALPGQQANRTGGLFACPLSLEETDCYRVDIDQGANVYKESKENQWLGVSVRSQGPGGKIVTCAHRYESRQRVDQILETRDVIGRCFVLSQDLAIRDELDGGEWKFCEGRPQGHEQFGFCQQGTAATFSPDRHYLVFGAPGTYNWKGTARVELCVQGSSDPADLDDGPYEAGGEKEQDPRLIPVPANSYFGFSIDSGKGLLRAEELSFVAGAPRANHTGAVVILRKDSASRLIPEVVLSGERLTSGFGYSLAVADLNNDGWPDLIVGAPYFFERQEELGGAVYVYTNQGGHWADVPPLRICGSPDSMFGISLAVLGDLNQDGFPDIAVGAPFDGDGKVFIYHGSSLGVVVKPSQVLEGEAVSIKSFGYSLSGGLDVDGNDYPDLLVGSLADTAALFRARPVLHVSQEIFIDPRAIDLEQPNCAGGRSVCVDVRICFSYTAEPRSYNPAVALEYMLDGDTDRRLRGQVPRVTFLSRGPDDLKHQSSGTVLLKHQSDRVCGDTTFQLQENVKDKLRAIVVTLLYSLQTPRLRRQAPGQGLPPVAPILNAHQPSTQRTEIHFLKQGCGEDKICQSNLQLVQARFCSRTSDTEFQPLPMDVDGTRALFALSGQPFIGLELTVTNLPSDPAQPQADGDDAHEAQLLVTLPASLHYSGVRALDTVEKPICLSNENASHVECELGNPMKRGAQVTFYLILSTSGITIETTELEVELLLATISEQELHPVSVRAHVFIELPLSISGVATPQQLFFSGEVKGESAMRSERDVGSKVKYEVTVSNQGQSLNTLGSAFLNIMWPHEIANGKWLLYPMRVELEGGQGPGKKGICSPRPNILRLDVDSRDRKRRELEQPEPQETPEKLEPSTSWWPVSSAERKRNITLDCAQGTANCVVFSCPLYSFDRAAVLHVWGRLWNSTFLEEYMAVKSLEVIVRANITVKSSIKNLLLRDASTMIPVMVYLDPVAVIAEGIPWWVILLAVLAGLLVLALLVLLLWKLGFFKRAKHPEATVPQYHAVKILREDRQQFKEEKTGTIQRSNWGNSQWEGSDAHPILDADWHPDLGPDGTPVPVTA
- the Itga7 gene encoding integrin alpha-7 isoform X5, producing MGRIPSCDSLRPPGICYLLSFLFAGLLLPRAVAFNLDVMGALRKEGEPGSLFGFSVALHQQLQPRPQSWLLVGAPQALALPGQQANRTGGLFACPLSLEETDCYRVDIDQGANVYKESKENQWLGVSVRSQGPGGKIVTCAHRYESRQRVDQILETRDVIGRCFVLSQDLAIRDELDGGEWKFCEGRPQGHEQFGFCQQGTAATFSPDRHYLVFGAPGTYNWKGTARVELCVQGSSDPADLDDGPYEAGGEKEQDPRLIPVPANSYFGLLFVTNIDSSDPDQLVYKTLDPADRLTGPAGDLTLNSYLGFSIDSGKGLLRAEELSFVAGAPRANHTGAVVILRKDSASRLIPEVVLSGERLTSGFGYSLAVADLNNDGWPDLIVGAPYFFERQEELGGAVYVYTNQGGHWADVPPLRICGSPDSMFGISLAVLGDLNQDGFPDIAVGAPFDGDGKVFIYHGSSLGVVVKPSQVLEGEAVSIKSFGYSLSGGLDVDGNDYPDLLVGSLADTAALFRARPVLHVSQEIFIDPRAIDLEQPNCAGGRSVCVDVRICFSYTAEPRSYNPAVALEYMLDGDTDRRLRGQVPRVTFLSRGPDDLKHQSSGTVLLKHQSDRVCGDTTFQLQENVKDKLRAIVVTLLYSLQTPRLRRQAPGQGLPPVAPILNAHQPSTQRTEIHFLKQGCGEDKICQSNLQLVQARFCSRTSDTEFQPLPMDVDGTRALFALSGQPFIGLELTVTNLPSDPAQPQADGDDAHEAQLLVTLPASLHYSGVRALDTVEKPICLSNENASHVECELGNPMKRGAQVTFYLILSTSGITIETTELEVELLLATISEQELHPVSVRAHVFIELPLSISGVATPQQLFFSGEVKGESAMRSERDVGSKVKYEVTVSNQGQSLNTLGSAFLNIMWPHEIANGKWLLYPMRVELEGGQGPGKKGICSPRPNILRLDVDSRDRKRRELEQPEPQETPEKLEPSTSWWPVSSAERKRNITLDCAQGTANCVVFSCPLYSFDRAAVLHVWGRLWNSTFLEEYMAVKSLEVIVRANITVKSSIKNLLLRDASTMIPVMVYLDPVAVIAEGIPWWVILLAVLAGLLVLALLVLLLWKLGFFKRAKHPEATVPQYHAVKILREDRQQFKEEKTGTIQRSNWGNSQWEGSDAHPILDADWHPDLGPDGTPVPVTA
- the Itga7 gene encoding integrin alpha-7 isoform X10 translates to MGRIPSCDSLRPPGICYLLSFLFAGLLLPRAVAFNLDVMGALRKEGEPGSLFGFSVALHQQLQPRPQSWLLVGAPQALALPGQQANRTGGLFACPLSLEETDCYRVDIDQGANVYKESKENQWLGVSVRSQGPGGKIVTCAHRYESRQRVDQILETRDVIGRCFVLSQDLAIRDELDGGEWKFCEGRPQGHEQFGFCQQGTAATFSPDRHYLVFGAPGTYNWKGLLFVTNIDSSDPDQLVYKTLDPADRLTGPAGDLTLNSYLGFSIDSGKGLLRAEELSFVAGAPRANHTGAVVILRKDSASRLIPEVVLSGERLTSGFGYSLAVADLNNDGWPDLIVGAPYFFERQEELGGAVYVYTNQGGHWADVPPLRICGSPDSMFGISLAVLGDLNQDGFPDIAVGAPFDGDGKVFIYHGSSLGVVVKPSQVLEGEAVSIKSFGYSLSGGLDVDGNDYPDLLVGSLADTAALFRARPVLHVSQEIFIDPRAIDLEQPNCAGGRSVCVDVRICFSYTAEPRSYNPAVALEYMLDGDTDRRLRGQVPRVTFLSRGPDDLKHQSSGTVLLKHQSDRVCGDTTFQLQENVKDKLRAIVVTLLYSLQTPRLRRQAPGQGLPPVAPILNAHQPSTQRTEIHFLKQGCGEDKICQSNLQLVQARFCSRTSDTEFQPLPMDVDGTRALFALSGQPFIGLELTVTNLPSDPAQPQADGDDAHEAQLLVTLPASLHYSGVRALDTVEKPICLSNENASHVECELGNPMKRGAQVTFYLILSTSGITIETTELEVELLLATISEQELHPVSVRAHVFIELPLSISGVATPQQLFFSGEVKGESAMRSERDVGSKVKYEVTVSNQGQSLNTLGSAFLNIMWPHEIANGKWLLYPMRVELEGGQGPGKKGICSPRPNILRLDVDSRDRKRRELEQPEPQETPEKLEPSTSWWPVSSAERKRNITLDCAQGTANCVVFSCPLYSFDRAAVLHVWGRLWNSTFLEEYMAVKSLEVIVRANITVKSSIKNLLLRDASTMIPVMVYLDPVAVIAEGIPWWVILLAVLAGLLVLALLVLLLWKLGFFKRAKHPEATVPQYHAVKILREDRQQFKEEKTGTIQRSNWGNSQWEGSDAHPILDADWHPDLGPDGTPVPVTA